In one window of Cellulophaga sp. HaHa_2_95 DNA:
- the murC gene encoding UDP-N-acetylmuramate--L-alanine ligase, with the protein MNMNQIHSVYFLGIGGIGMSALARYFVYLGKNVGGYDKTPSPLTLELEETGMAIHYEDDVALIASHFLDKETCLIVYTPAVPKEHSELNYFFDQKFTVKKRSEVLGLVTNETFCFAVAGTHGKTTTSSILAHILKEAHVPMTAFLGGISEDFGSNFYFQGSEYSVVEADEFDRSFLRLSPNIACVTSMDVDHLDIYGTGEELQKSFREFAARIKVGGKLFVRNGLPMEGITYGIEDDADYCAKNVEIVNGAYVFELQTPTVLYKGIRFKKPGRHNLLNAVVALGMALEANVKPENLFPALESFKGVQRRFSYRIKNDDFIFIDDYAHHPTEINAVFEAVSEMHPGKKVLAVFQPHLFSRTKDFAEDFAESLSKFANVLLLDIYPAREKPIEGITSEWLLRKITSQHKKLVQKSELISEIQKQAPEVLIVMGAGDIGLEVMKIQKAIVNEG; encoded by the coding sequence ATGAACATGAATCAGATACATAGCGTATATTTTTTAGGTATTGGCGGCATAGGAATGTCGGCCTTAGCTAGGTATTTTGTGTATTTAGGTAAAAATGTGGGCGGATATGATAAAACGCCTTCACCGCTCACGCTAGAGTTGGAAGAGACGGGCATGGCGATCCATTATGAAGATGATGTGGCGCTGATTGCTTCTCATTTTTTAGATAAGGAGACTTGTCTAATTGTGTATACCCCAGCGGTTCCTAAAGAGCATTCAGAATTGAATTACTTTTTTGATCAAAAATTTACAGTAAAGAAGCGTTCGGAAGTTTTGGGTTTAGTAACAAATGAAACTTTTTGTTTTGCAGTAGCGGGTACGCATGGGAAGACAACGACTTCCAGTATATTAGCACATATATTAAAAGAAGCTCATGTTCCTATGACGGCTTTTTTAGGAGGGATATCGGAAGATTTTGGGAGTAATTTTTATTTTCAAGGTTCAGAATATTCCGTAGTAGAGGCAGATGAGTTTGATAGATCTTTTTTGCGTTTATCACCGAACATTGCTTGTGTAACCTCTATGGATGTAGATCATTTAGATATCTATGGCACAGGGGAAGAATTGCAGAAGTCTTTCAGAGAGTTTGCTGCACGAATTAAAGTAGGTGGAAAATTGTTCGTTAGAAACGGCTTACCTATGGAAGGTATTACGTATGGCATAGAGGATGATGCGGATTATTGTGCGAAAAATGTCGAAATAGTTAATGGAGCTTATGTTTTTGAGTTACAAACGCCTACAGTTTTATACAAAGGCATACGTTTTAAAAAACCAGGAAGGCATAATTTATTAAATGCAGTAGTGGCATTAGGGATGGCTTTAGAGGCCAATGTAAAACCAGAGAATCTATTTCCTGCATTGGAAAGTTTTAAAGGGGTGCAACGCCGTTTTTCATACCGAATTAAGAATGATGACTTTATATTTATTGATGACTATGCGCATCATCCTACAGAGATAAACGCTGTTTTTGAGGCTGTTTCGGAAATGCATCCAGGTAAAAAAGTATTGGCTGTTTTTCAACCGCATTTATTTTCAAGAACAAAGGATTTTGCTGAGGATTTTGCAGAAAGTTTATCGAAATTTGCAAACGTTTTATTACTGGATATTTATCCGGCGAGAGAAAAGCCAATTGAGGGCATTACATCGGAATGGTTGTTGCGTAAAATAACTAGTCAACATAAAAAATTAGTTCAGAAATCAGAGTTGATTTCGGAAATACAAAAACAAGCGCCAGAAGTTTTAATAGTGATGGGCGCAGGCGATATAGGTTTAGAAGTAATGAAAATTCAAAAAGCTATAGTAAATGAAGGTTAA
- the ftsZ gene encoding cell division protein FtsZ, with protein sequence MSNSNEFGSISFDLPKNQSNVIKVIGVGGGGSNAINHMYMAGINGVDFIICNTDSQALDNSTVPNKIQLGVSLTEGLGAGANPEVGEQSAIESMEEIKNMLGTNTKMVFITAGMGGGTGTGAAPMIAKQAKELDILTVGIVTIPFQFEGQMRTKQAQAGIEKLRNNVDSLIVINNNKLREVYGNLGFKAGFSKADEVLATAARGIAEVITHHYTQNIDLRDAKTVLSNSGTAIMGSSTSSGSNRANEAIMSALDSPLLNDNKISGAKNVLLLIVSGTKEITIDEIGEINDHIQTEAGHSANIIMGVGEDETLGEAIAVTVIATGFNIDQQDTIVNTESKKIIHTLEDSQKAEQVLMGSENVVFQLVEEEEEKKVVKEEPKIVKHVLEEDKPEMDLIPTSSYIKNFNVFYDEVIADNVGDDFIIVDSKAKIDNFEVIDPITVSSAKIEDDQFIFSFDGPEAEKIKEDKKENVVLFSLDDEVRDMEVKDPIEVIPVVEYNKQGEKRYSLDDYMELEGKLNDAKSKAEKVAPKVLEEELRFEQKTVEKETKQVEEVADVDPMDMPLEELLRSRSEERKRKLKDFNYKFQNNNAKHIDEIEKHPAYKRQGVHLNEVNRENKISRTSLSEDSNDDIQIRTNNSFLHDNVD encoded by the coding sequence ATGAGTAACAGTAACGAATTTGGAAGTATTTCCTTTGATTTGCCCAAAAATCAGAGTAATGTAATAAAAGTCATCGGGGTAGGTGGCGGTGGGAGCAACGCAATTAACCACATGTATATGGCGGGAATTAATGGTGTTGATTTCATTATCTGTAATACAGATTCCCAAGCACTTGATAATAGTACAGTACCCAATAAAATTCAATTAGGGGTTTCCTTAACTGAAGGTCTTGGTGCTGGTGCAAACCCAGAAGTGGGAGAGCAATCTGCTATTGAGAGTATGGAAGAAATAAAGAATATGTTGGGTACCAACACTAAAATGGTTTTCATTACTGCAGGAATGGGCGGTGGTACTGGAACAGGTGCGGCACCAATGATAGCAAAACAAGCGAAGGAACTGGATATCCTTACGGTTGGTATTGTTACAATTCCTTTTCAGTTTGAAGGTCAAATGAGAACCAAACAAGCGCAAGCAGGGATTGAAAAGTTACGTAACAATGTAGATTCTCTAATCGTTATTAATAACAATAAACTAAGAGAGGTTTATGGAAATTTAGGTTTCAAAGCTGGTTTCTCTAAGGCTGATGAAGTGTTAGCTACAGCAGCGAGAGGTATTGCAGAGGTTATAACACACCACTACACACAGAATATTGATTTACGTGATGCTAAAACAGTACTTTCAAATAGTGGTACGGCAATCATGGGGTCTTCAACTTCATCAGGTTCCAATAGAGCTAATGAAGCAATTATGAGTGCTTTAGATTCTCCATTGTTGAATGATAATAAAATATCTGGAGCAAAGAATGTATTGTTGTTAATCGTTTCTGGAACTAAAGAAATTACGATTGATGAAATAGGAGAGATCAACGATCATATCCAAACAGAAGCAGGTCATAGTGCAAACATCATTATGGGTGTTGGTGAAGACGAAACACTGGGGGAAGCAATTGCTGTAACGGTGATCGCCACGGGTTTTAATATTGACCAGCAGGATACTATTGTAAATACAGAATCTAAAAAAATAATCCATACCCTTGAAGATAGCCAAAAGGCAGAGCAAGTATTAATGGGTTCAGAGAATGTAGTCTTTCAGTTGGTCGAAGAAGAGGAAGAAAAAAAGGTAGTAAAAGAAGAACCTAAAATTGTAAAGCATGTTTTAGAAGAAGATAAGCCAGAGATGGATTTGATTCCGACATCTAGCTATATTAAAAACTTTAATGTCTTTTATGATGAAGTGATTGCTGATAATGTAGGTGATGATTTTATTATTGTAGATTCTAAAGCTAAGATTGATAATTTTGAAGTTATTGATCCTATTACTGTTTCTTCAGCAAAAATAGAAGATGATCAGTTTATTTTTAGTTTTGATGGCCCAGAGGCAGAAAAAATTAAAGAAGACAAAAAGGAAAATGTAGTATTATTTTCTTTGGATGATGAAGTAAGAGATATGGAAGTAAAAGATCCTATCGAAGTTATCCCAGTAGTCGAGTACAATAAGCAAGGTGAAAAACGCTATAGTCTTGATGATTATATGGAGTTAGAAGGTAAGCTTAATGATGCTAAGTCTAAAGCAGAAAAAGTAGCTCCTAAGGTTTTAGAAGAGGAATTACGTTTTGAGCAAAAGACAGTAGAGAAAGAAACAAAGCAAGTAGAAGAAGTCGCAGACGTAGATCCTATGGATATGCCTTTAGAAGAACTTTTAAGAAGCAGGTCTGAAGAAAGAAAACGTAAGCTTAAAGATTTTAACTACAAGTTTCAGAATAACAATGCGAAGCATATTGATGAAATAGAAAAGCATCCAGCATACAAGCGTCAAGGCGTTCATTTAAATGAGGTGAATAGAGAGAATAAGATTTCTAGAACATCATTGAGTGAGGATAGCAATGATGATATTCAAATAAGAACGAACAATTCTTTCTTGCATGACAATGTAGATTAA
- the murG gene encoding undecaprenyldiphospho-muramoylpentapeptide beta-N-acetylglucosaminyltransferase: MDNYKFILSGGGTGGHIYPAVAIANELKRRYPTAEFLFVGAKDRMEMEKVPNAGYKIEGLWISGLQRKLTFKNLMFPFKLISSLVKAGGIVNRFNPDVVIGTGGFASGPLLKRAAGKGVPCVLQEQNSFAGITNKLLAEKSKKICVAYDGMEKFFPADKIVKTGNPVREDLVTMAATQQEALAFFELDASKPTLVVLGGSLGARRINQLIEKELDFFKTLGIQVVWQCGKLYYEEYKKHQSDSVKVFDFLNRMDFAYAAANFVISRAGAGSVSELCIVGKPVIYIPSPNVAEDHQTKNAMALVQKDAALMVKESDLASQFESVFSVLFKDEEKQQELSVNSKKMAMPNATSDIVDEIEKLLKNKIKA; the protein is encoded by the coding sequence GTGGACAATTATAAATTTATATTATCTGGAGGTGGTACTGGCGGACATATTTATCCGGCAGTGGCAATCGCAAATGAACTAAAGCGTAGGTATCCTACTGCTGAATTTTTGTTTGTGGGTGCAAAAGATAGAATGGAGATGGAGAAAGTACCCAATGCAGGGTATAAGATAGAAGGATTGTGGATTTCAGGATTGCAGAGAAAACTGACTTTCAAAAATTTGATGTTTCCTTTTAAACTCATTAGTAGTTTGGTGAAAGCAGGTGGAATTGTAAACAGGTTTAATCCAGATGTGGTAATTGGTACCGGTGGCTTTGCTAGTGGTCCGCTTTTAAAAAGAGCCGCAGGAAAAGGGGTGCCATGTGTGCTACAAGAACAGAATTCTTTTGCAGGAATTACGAATAAATTATTAGCAGAGAAATCTAAGAAAATTTGTGTAGCGTATGATGGCATGGAGAAATTTTTTCCAGCAGATAAAATTGTAAAAACAGGAAACCCTGTACGTGAAGATTTGGTGACTATGGCGGCAACGCAGCAAGAAGCTTTAGCATTTTTTGAGCTAGATGCGTCAAAACCAACTTTAGTGGTTTTAGGAGGTAGTCTAGGGGCAAGAAGAATAAACCAACTTATTGAAAAAGAATTAGACTTTTTCAAAACTTTAGGCATACAAGTAGTGTGGCAATGTGGTAAGTTATATTACGAAGAGTATAAAAAACACCAATCAGATAGCGTTAAAGTATTTGATTTTTTAAATAGGATGGATTTTGCGTATGCGGCGGCTAATTTTGTAATTAGTAGAGCTGGGGCAGGTTCGGTGTCAGAATTGTGTATTGTTGGAAAACCAGTAATCTACATTCCTTCGCCAAACGTTGCAGAAGATCATCAAACCAAAAATGCCATGGCATTAGTGCAAAAAGATGCGGCATTAATGGTAAAAGAAAGTGATTTAGCATCACAGTTTGAAAGTGTTTTTTCAGTGCTTTTTAAAGATGAAGAGAAGCAACAAGAGTTGAGTGTCAATAGCAAGAAAATGGCAATGCCAAATGCTACAAGTGATATTGTAGATGAAATTGAAAAATTATTAAAAAATAAAATAAAAGCTTAG
- a CDS encoding FtsW/RodA/SpoVE family cell cycle protein — MEFFNKISGDKAIWAIVALLALFSFLPVYSASSNLVYVVGNGTGTTLSFLFKHGLLLALGFGIIYGVHKIPTHFFKGLSLIAMPIVLLLLAYTLAQGTTIGGANASRWIRLPLVGFTFQTSNLAAVVLMAYVARYLTKIKDKAITFKESILPLWIPVFLVLILILPANFSTAAIIFFMVMVLCFLGGYPIKYLLGIIGSGILVLTLFILVAKAAPDLFPNRVNTWQNRIENFANDEDSDADYQIEKAKIAIATGGVIGKGAGKSIQKNFLPQSSSDFIFAIIVEEYGLVGGLILVFFYLLLLFRIVVVANGNNTIFGKLLVVGVGLPIVFQAFINMAVAVELFPVTGQTLPLISSGGTSTWMTCLAIGIILSASNKETSEESSGAEIDDTNPLEVLSGQL; from the coding sequence ATGGAATTTTTCAACAAAATAAGCGGAGATAAAGCAATTTGGGCTATAGTGGCCTTACTTGCCTTGTTTTCTTTTTTACCAGTTTACAGCGCAAGCAGTAATCTGGTATACGTTGTTGGAAATGGGACAGGAACTACGCTGAGCTTTTTGTTTAAACATGGGTTGTTGTTGGCTTTAGGTTTCGGAATTATTTATGGCGTACATAAAATCCCGACACATTTTTTCAAGGGGTTATCTTTAATTGCAATGCCTATTGTGTTATTATTATTAGCATATACGTTGGCACAAGGCACTACAATTGGTGGGGCCAATGCAAGTAGATGGATTCGCTTGCCTTTGGTTGGGTTTACATTTCAAACTTCAAATTTAGCCGCCGTAGTTTTAATGGCTTATGTAGCACGTTATTTAACGAAAATAAAAGATAAAGCCATCACTTTTAAAGAGAGTATTTTGCCGTTGTGGATACCTGTTTTTTTGGTTTTGATTCTAATTTTACCTGCGAATTTCTCAACAGCAGCCATTATCTTTTTCATGGTTATGGTATTGTGCTTTCTAGGAGGCTATCCTATTAAATATTTATTAGGAATTATAGGTAGTGGTATTTTAGTGTTGACCCTTTTTATCTTGGTGGCAAAGGCAGCTCCAGATTTATTTCCTAATCGCGTAAATACATGGCAAAATAGGATTGAAAATTTTGCTAATGACGAAGATAGTGATGCGGATTATCAAATTGAAAAAGCGAAAATTGCCATCGCTACAGGCGGGGTAATCGGGAAAGGTGCAGGTAAAAGTATTCAGAAGAATTTTCTGCCTCAAAGTTCTTCAGATTTTATTTTCGCCATCATTGTTGAGGAGTACGGTTTAGTAGGTGGACTAATTTTAGTCTTCTTCTATCTGTTGTTACTTTTTAGAATTGTTGTGGTTGCAAATGGCAATAACACCATTTTTGGGAAATTATTAGTCGTTGGTGTTGGTTTACCTATCGTTTTTCAGGCATTTATAAATATGGCGGTTGCTGTAGAATTATTTCCTGTAACAGGACAAACATTGCCGCTAATTAGTAGTGGAGGAACCTCTACCTGGATGACTTGTTTGGCAATTGGTATTATATTGAGTGCCAGTAATAAAGAAACAAGTGAAGAGTCTAGTGGAGCAGAAATAGATGATACAAACCCTTTAGAAGTGTTAAGTGGACAATTATAA
- a CDS encoding cell division protein FtsQ/DivIB, protein MKVNWSIVKVLVLLLTVMGLFAFSNSRHSKKPISELDVMFTDENNLYVTTGMVNKLLIQSFQGFDMVPKENLVLNNMEKAIEANEMVKKAQVYLTVNGKLTTKIAQRNPIGRVESSTIYYLDDEGKRMPLSRNHSARVPVITGNITEDSLAEVHFILNYVNGDDFLRKNVIGIQVLRNQKYQLKFRTESFVVNLGKAEELDQKFNKFRAFYKKGKKDNSLTNYSLVSLEYNNQVVCTKI, encoded by the coding sequence ATGAAGGTTAATTGGAGCATTGTAAAAGTGTTGGTGTTGTTACTTACAGTGATGGGGCTCTTTGCGTTTTCTAATAGTAGACATAGCAAAAAACCTATTTCAGAACTGGATGTTATGTTCACCGATGAGAATAATTTATATGTGACTACGGGTATGGTTAATAAATTGTTAATACAAAGTTTCCAAGGGTTTGATATGGTACCCAAAGAAAATTTAGTTTTGAATAACATGGAAAAGGCCATTGAGGCCAATGAAATGGTTAAAAAGGCACAAGTATACCTCACGGTTAATGGTAAGTTGACGACGAAAATCGCTCAACGTAACCCCATTGGTCGTGTGGAAAGTAGTACAATATATTATCTAGATGATGAAGGAAAGCGTATGCCGCTGTCTAGAAATCATTCCGCAAGGGTTCCTGTCATAACAGGAAATATCACTGAAGATAGTTTAGCAGAAGTACATTTTATACTGAACTATGTGAATGGAGATGATTTTTTGCGCAAAAATGTAATTGGTATTCAGGTGTTAAGAAACCAAAAATATCAGTTGAAATTTAGAACAGAAAGTTTTGTAGTAAACCTTGGAAAAGCGGAGGAGTTAGATCAAAAATTTAACAAGTTTAGAGCTTTTTATAAAAAAGGTAAAAAAGATAATTCGCTTACCAATTATAGTTTGGTAAGCTTAGAGTATAATAATCAGGTAGTGTGTACCAAAATTTAA
- the ftsA gene encoding cell division protein FtsA: protein MEQGKYSVGLDIGTTKIVAIIGKENEYGKIEILGIGKSKSLGVHRGVVNNITQTIQSIQQAVEQAESNSGLKIGSVVVGIAGQHIRSLQHSDYITRDDSEQVINEDDVDKLCNQVYKLIMLPGEEIIHVLPQEYKIDGQAEIKEPMGMYGARLEANFHVVVGQVSSIKNVGRCIKSAGLDLGSITLEPLASANAVLSQEEKEAGVALIDIGGGTTDLAIFKDGIIRHTAVIPFGGNVITEDIKEGCSIIEKQAELLKIKFGSAWPGENKENEIVSIPGLRGREPKEITLKNLSKIIHARVVEIVEQVYVEIKNYGHDEQKKKLIAGIVLTGGGSQLKHLKQLVEYITGMDTRIGYPNEHLAGDSDEEIASPLYATAVGLLMNALKTKAKNEAIEAEEEELQNQLPENEMNDDTTEAETAVVKPEIQRDRKSIFDKWSDKLKDFLDNAE, encoded by the coding sequence ATGGAACAAGGTAAATATTCAGTTGGTTTAGATATTGGGACTACCAAAATAGTTGCCATAATCGGTAAGGAAAATGAGTATGGGAAGATTGAAATTTTAGGCATTGGAAAATCTAAAAGTCTTGGAGTACACAGAGGTGTTGTAAATAACATCACGCAAACCATACAATCTATTCAACAAGCTGTAGAACAAGCGGAATCTAATTCAGGATTAAAGATTGGTTCTGTAGTAGTAGGTATCGCAGGGCAACACATTCGTAGTTTGCAGCACAGTGATTACATTACCAGAGATGATTCTGAACAGGTTATTAATGAGGATGATGTAGATAAGTTATGTAATCAAGTATATAAATTAATCATGCTTCCTGGTGAGGAGATTATTCATGTTTTACCACAAGAATATAAAATTGATGGCCAGGCAGAGATTAAAGAACCTATGGGAATGTATGGCGCTCGTTTAGAAGCTAATTTTCATGTGGTGGTAGGGCAAGTGTCTTCTATTAAAAATGTAGGACGCTGTATTAAGAGTGCAGGTTTAGACTTGGGTAGCATCACATTAGAGCCATTGGCGTCTGCTAATGCCGTATTGAGTCAAGAAGAAAAAGAAGCAGGTGTAGCTTTAATTGATATAGGAGGTGGTACTACAGATTTGGCTATTTTCAAAGATGGTATTATCCGCCATACAGCGGTAATCCCATTTGGTGGTAATGTTATCACGGAAGATATCAAAGAAGGGTGCTCCATCATTGAAAAGCAAGCAGAATTACTTAAGATTAAGTTTGGATCTGCATGGCCAGGAGAAAATAAAGAAAATGAAATTGTCTCTATTCCAGGATTACGTGGAAGAGAGCCTAAAGAAATAACACTTAAGAATTTGTCTAAAATTATCCATGCAAGAGTGGTGGAAATTGTAGAACAAGTGTATGTTGAGATCAAGAATTATGGTCATGATGAACAAAAGAAAAAATTAATTGCAGGTATTGTATTAACGGGTGGTGGCAGCCAGTTAAAGCATTTAAAGCAATTGGTAGAATATATTACAGGAATGGATACCAGAATTGGTTATCCAAACGAACACTTAGCTGGCGATTCTGATGAGGAAATCGCGAGTCCGTTATATGCAACAGCAGTAGGGCTTTTAATGAATGCATTGAAAACAAAAGCTAAGAATGAAGCAATTGAGGCTGAGGAAGAAGAACTGCAAAATCAATTGCCAGAAAATGAAATGAATGATGATACTACTGAAGCAGAAACTGCAGTAGTAAAACCGGAAATTCAAAGAGATCGGAAATCTATATTTGACAAATGGTCAGATAAGTTAAAAGACTTTTTGGACAACGCAGAATAA
- a CDS encoding transglycosylase domain-containing protein, whose amino-acid sequence MEKITTLKNTIVTKAKTVFKFARKHPFKSFFYLIGLGFLFGLIFLLLVYFGAFGKLPTKEYLRQLENPVTSTIYASNNEPIGYYFLQNRSNADSTQISKHLKEALVATEDSRFYTHGGIDYKSYGRVFVKSIVLGQNAGGGSTVTQQVAKNIFGRQKQFFLSTPINKIRELFIARRLESIYSKDEILLLYFNTVSFGENIYGIEKAAYRFFNKPPEKLSLEECATLVGVLKAPSYYNPRINPERATNRRNVVLSQMAKYGYITEAEKEAAKKPLVLDYQLPKKISSFSSYFKDVVAEEFAAWAAENPAEDGHIYDLEADGLSVYTTLNTSIQEYAEKALNRQIESLQKLMDQYWDAATIEGGKEALLQQITAETKEVKRLKGEGKSEEEISSFITKKKKRNYWEVGKGYEEKMMSLEDSIAKSINRLHASLFVMSSTSGRIMGYVGGIDYGFSQTDNIRTPRQVGSTFKPITYLAALESGQDVCSYYNNNLVTYAEYEDWQPRNASGGYGGSYSMHGALANSVNTVSVNIQLKAGVNRVIEQAKKMGIETTLPEVPSIVLGTADISLLEMVTAYASISNGGNRIKPYAIERIINEEGIVIYEAKPVYQERVAGYTHVKQLQKMLEGVVQHGTGFRLTGYGIPYNLIGKTGTTQNNGDGWFIGASPELVIGAWVGTYDKRVQFSTTRMGSGSNTALPMVAAVFRDLSTWKRPILTNFKYDFDHFPCPPYLEMNAKDAFEFAKADTLYLQNLRIQDSLKILSQLPVPIDSLQGIVPAEIKTDSTALDSIPATLLDILK is encoded by the coding sequence ATGGAAAAAATTACAACCTTGAAAAACACAATAGTTACTAAAGCTAAAACAGTATTCAAGTTTGCGCGTAAACACCCTTTTAAAAGTTTTTTTTATCTAATAGGACTAGGCTTTCTATTCGGATTGATATTCTTGCTTTTAGTATATTTTGGAGCCTTCGGGAAATTACCAACGAAGGAGTATCTGAGGCAATTAGAAAATCCGGTGACGTCTACAATTTATGCTTCCAATAATGAACCCATAGGATACTACTTTCTTCAAAATAGATCTAACGCAGATAGCACTCAAATTTCTAAGCATTTAAAAGAAGCTTTGGTTGCAACAGAAGATAGTCGTTTTTACACGCATGGTGGGATAGATTATAAAAGTTATGGTCGTGTGTTTGTAAAGTCAATAGTACTTGGGCAGAATGCAGGTGGTGGGAGTACAGTTACGCAGCAGGTAGCTAAAAATATATTCGGGAGACAAAAGCAGTTTTTTCTTTCTACTCCTATTAATAAAATTAGAGAGCTATTTATTGCTAGACGCTTAGAAAGCATTTACAGTAAAGATGAAATATTATTACTGTATTTTAATACCGTTTCTTTTGGAGAGAATATATATGGAATTGAAAAAGCGGCGTATCGTTTTTTTAATAAACCTCCGGAGAAACTTAGCTTAGAGGAGTGTGCTACTTTAGTGGGGGTGTTAAAAGCACCATCTTACTACAATCCTAGAATAAATCCCGAAAGAGCAACCAATCGTAGAAATGTTGTGTTAAGCCAAATGGCAAAATATGGCTATATCACTGAGGCAGAAAAAGAAGCTGCTAAAAAGCCCTTGGTTTTAGATTATCAATTGCCTAAAAAAATATCTTCTTTCTCATCTTATTTTAAAGATGTCGTAGCTGAAGAATTTGCTGCGTGGGCTGCAGAAAACCCCGCAGAGGATGGTCATATTTATGATTTGGAGGCAGATGGTTTAAGTGTTTATACGACTCTAAATACAAGCATTCAGGAATATGCAGAAAAAGCATTAAACCGTCAAATTGAAAGCTTGCAAAAATTGATGGACCAATATTGGGATGCTGCCACTATTGAAGGTGGTAAGGAAGCCTTACTTCAACAAATTACAGCTGAAACTAAAGAAGTAAAAAGATTAAAAGGAGAAGGGAAGAGCGAAGAAGAAATCTCATCTTTTATCACTAAAAAGAAGAAAAGAAACTATTGGGAAGTAGGTAAAGGCTACGAAGAGAAGATGATGTCTCTAGAAGATTCTATAGCGAAAAGTATCAACAGATTGCATGCGAGTTTATTCGTTATGAGTAGTACTTCAGGTAGAATTATGGGCTATGTTGGTGGTATTGACTATGGTTTTAGTCAGACGGATAATATCCGTACTCCGCGTCAAGTTGGTTCTACGTTTAAACCAATTACTTATTTAGCTGCTCTAGAGTCAGGCCAGGATGTTTGTAGCTACTATAACAATAATTTGGTAACCTACGCTGAATATGAAGATTGGCAGCCTAGAAACGCTTCTGGAGGCTATGGCGGTAGTTATAGTATGCATGGAGCATTGGCAAATTCTGTAAATACCGTTTCTGTAAACATACAACTAAAAGCAGGGGTTAACCGTGTCATTGAGCAGGCTAAAAAGATGGGTATTGAAACAACACTTCCGGAAGTGCCTTCTATTGTATTGGGTACCGCAGACATTAGTCTTTTAGAAATGGTTACTGCTTATGCGAGTATTTCTAACGGAGGTAACAGAATTAAACCGTATGCTATAGAACGAATAATTAATGAAGAAGGTATTGTAATATATGAAGCTAAACCAGTGTATCAAGAGCGCGTAGCAGGCTATACACATGTGAAACAACTACAAAAGATGTTGGAAGGGGTAGTGCAACACGGTACAGGTTTTCGCCTAACGGGCTACGGTATTCCGTATAACCTAATTGGAAAAACGGGAACTACACAAAATAATGGTGATGGCTGGTTTATAGGTGCATCGCCAGAACTTGTTATAGGTGCTTGGGTTGGTACTTATGATAAGCGAGTACAATTTTCAACAACTAGAATGGGATCTGGTTCCAATACTGCTTTGCCCATGGTAGCTGCTGTCTTTAGAGATTTAAGCACTTGGAAAAGGCCTATACTTACTAATTTTAAATATGATTTTGATCATTTTCCTTGTCCGCCTTATTTAGAAATGAATGCTAAAGATGCTTTTGAGTTTGCAAAAGCAGATACTTTGTACTTACAGAATCTTAGAATTCAAGATTCCTTAAAAATATTATCACAGCTTCCGGTGCCTATAGATTCTTTACAAGGTATTGTTCCAGCTGAAATAAAAACAGACTCAACGGCTTTAGACAGCATACCAGCCACATTATTAGATATCTTAAAGTAG
- a CDS encoding GatB/YqeY domain-containing protein, with the protein MSLQEQVMTEMKTAMKAKDKVALESLRAIKSALLLMQTENGSGEAISEDAEIQLVQKLVKQRKDSAAIFIEQGREDLAAPELEQVAIIEKFLPEQLSEEEIEKVVVQTIEATGAAGMKDMGKVMGMVSKELAGQADGKTISMIVKKKLA; encoded by the coding sequence ATGAGCTTACAAGAACAGGTAATGACCGAGATGAAAACAGCGATGAAAGCTAAAGATAAAGTAGCTTTAGAATCGTTAAGAGCAATAAAATCGGCGTTGTTACTAATGCAAACAGAAAATGGTTCAGGAGAAGCTATTTCAGAAGATGCAGAAATTCAACTAGTTCAGAAGCTTGTAAAGCAACGTAAAGATAGCGCCGCTATTTTTATAGAGCAAGGCAGAGAAGATTTAGCAGCCCCAGAATTAGAGCAAGTAGCTATAATAGAAAAATTCTTGCCAGAGCAGTTATCGGAAGAAGAAATAGAGAAAGTTGTTGTACAGACTATAGAAGCTACTGGAGCAGCAGGTATGAAAGATATGGGGAAAGTTATGGGAATGGTTTCAAAAGAGCTTGCAGGTCAAGCAGACGGCAAAACTATTTCTATGATTGTAAAAAAGAAATTAGCCTAA